A genomic segment from Bacteroidota bacterium encodes:
- a CDS encoding IS1595 family transposase, with product MTKAMTLKTFNALFPDDEACLNHLMTVRYGSKFHCSSCGAEAKHHKVRGRRCFECEFCGHQVYPTAGTPFERTRTSLRDWFFVMFLFTTTRNGVSAKEIQRQLGVTYKTAWRMGHEIRKYMGWVDGDDQLGGDKIVEADKAYIGGKDKRGEDDKTVVLGIAERGGDVITRVVAGRGSFHVVPRIIEHVKAGTRIATDEAKAFKSLPDEGFRHGTVNHSSGEYVRGDVHTNSIESFWSSLKRGISGTHVWVSSAHLPKYLAEFEFRHNLRKQPHLMFDLLLQAFPRP from the coding sequence ATGACCAAAGCAATGACCCTCAAGACGTTCAACGCCCTCTTCCCCGACGATGAAGCCTGCCTTAACCACCTTATGACGGTGCGTTACGGGTCCAAGTTTCATTGCTCAAGCTGCGGCGCGGAAGCCAAACACCACAAGGTGAGGGGCCGTCGCTGCTTTGAGTGCGAGTTCTGCGGCCATCAGGTCTACCCTACCGCCGGAACCCCGTTCGAGCGCACCCGCACGAGCCTGCGCGACTGGTTTTTCGTCATGTTCCTGTTCACGACTACCCGCAACGGGGTGAGCGCGAAGGAAATCCAGCGCCAGCTAGGCGTGACCTACAAGACGGCATGGCGCATGGGCCATGAAATCCGCAAGTACATGGGTTGGGTGGACGGCGACGATCAACTTGGCGGTGACAAGATCGTGGAAGCCGACAAGGCGTATATCGGCGGCAAAGACAAGCGCGGCGAGGATGACAAGACCGTGGTTCTCGGCATCGCCGAACGCGGCGGCGACGTGATTACCCGCGTCGTGGCCGGTCGCGGTTCCTTCCATGTGGTTCCCCGGATCATCGAACACGTCAAGGCTGGAACGCGGATCGCGACCGACGAAGCCAAGGCGTTCAAGAGCCTGCCCGATGAGGGCTTCCGTCACGGCACGGTTAATCACTCATCCGGTGAGTATGTTCGTGGTGACGTGCATACCAATTCGATTGAGTCGTTTTGGTCCAGCCTCAAGCGCGGGATTTCGGGGACGCATGTTTGGGTTTCTTCCGCGCACCTCCCGAAGTATCTGGCCGAGTTCGAGTTCCGCCATAACCTTCGGAAGCAGCCGCACCTAATGTTCGACCTTCTTTTGCAGGCCTTTCCTCGCCCCTAA